Proteins from a single region of Streptomyces glaucescens:
- a CDS encoding glycoside hydrolase family 12 protein, with the protein MAAHTALRRLTRALLAPALALGATVGLASAPAQAAVWNSCDQWGNTTLNGYTLYNNIWGSGAGSQCVWANSGTNWGVWADHPDTGGIKSYPNSKKVINKPIGSIGSLTSSYNVTVPSSGAYNTSYDIWDTDYDYEIMLWVNHHGAVGPLGTFQGTVGLGGHTWNVYKGSNGHNEVFSFLRTSDSNSGTVNILPILKWIKDTKRWMGNETIGDVQFGYEITSSSGGLNFTTHNLTVSGG; encoded by the coding sequence ATGGCAGCACACACCGCGCTCCGCCGGCTCACCAGGGCCCTGCTGGCCCCGGCCCTCGCGCTCGGCGCCACCGTCGGCCTCGCCTCCGCCCCCGCCCAGGCCGCCGTCTGGAACTCCTGCGACCAGTGGGGCAACACCACGCTGAACGGCTACACCCTCTACAACAACATCTGGGGCTCCGGCGCCGGCAGCCAGTGCGTCTGGGCCAACTCCGGCACCAACTGGGGCGTCTGGGCCGACCACCCCGACACCGGAGGCATCAAGTCGTACCCCAACTCCAAGAAGGTGATCAACAAGCCGATCGGCTCGATCGGCTCGCTCACCAGCAGCTACAACGTCACCGTCCCGTCCTCCGGCGCGTACAACACGTCGTACGACATCTGGGACACCGACTACGACTACGAGATCATGCTCTGGGTGAACCACCACGGCGCCGTCGGCCCGCTCGGCACCTTCCAGGGCACCGTCGGTCTCGGCGGCCACACCTGGAACGTCTACAAGGGCAGCAACGGCCACAACGAGGTCTTCTCGTTCCTGCGCACCTCGGACTCGAACTCCGGCACCGTGAACATCCTGCCGATCCTGAAGTGGATCAAGGACACCAAGCGGTGGATGGGCAACGAGACCATCGGTGACGTCCAGTTCGGCTACGAGATCACCTCGTCGTCGGGCGGGCTGAACTTCACCACCCACAACCTCACCGTCAGCGGCGGCTGA
- a CDS encoding LacI family DNA-binding transcriptional regulator: MVTLAEVAQHAGVSASTVSYVLSGKRSISVTTRQRVEQSIRELGYHPNAGARALASSRSNILALMVPLRTDMYVPVMMEIAIAVTTTARTHGYDVLLLTGEEGPDAVRRVTRSGLADAMIVMDVELEDERLPLLRGSGRPSVLIGLPADTTGLTCVDLDFTATGALCVEHLASLGHRDIAVIGEAPAVYERHTGFAERTLDGLRARARELGLRVLHRPCEGGYDAMAATLARIFDERPATTGFVVQNESAVEPLLALLRQQGRAVPEDVSVVAVCPDQVAVQASVRLTSVAIPAQEMGRHAVERLVAKLDGRGGDEVVLLAPELTVRASTGPAPAAS; the protein is encoded by the coding sequence ATGGTCACCCTCGCCGAGGTCGCCCAGCACGCCGGAGTCTCGGCGAGCACGGTGAGCTATGTCCTCAGCGGCAAGCGGTCCATCTCCGTGACCACCCGGCAGCGGGTCGAGCAGAGCATCCGGGAGCTGGGCTACCACCCCAACGCCGGAGCCCGCGCCCTGGCCAGCAGCCGGTCGAACATCCTCGCCCTGATGGTCCCGCTGCGCACCGACATGTACGTGCCGGTGATGATGGAGATCGCCATCGCGGTGACCACCACCGCCCGCACGCACGGCTACGACGTCCTGCTGCTCACCGGCGAGGAGGGCCCGGACGCGGTGCGCCGGGTCACCCGCAGCGGGCTCGCCGACGCGATGATCGTGATGGACGTCGAACTGGAGGACGAACGGCTCCCGCTGCTGCGGGGCAGCGGCCGGCCGTCCGTGCTGATCGGACTGCCCGCCGACACCACCGGCCTCACCTGCGTGGACCTCGACTTCACGGCGACCGGCGCGCTGTGCGTGGAGCATCTGGCCTCGCTCGGCCACCGCGACATCGCGGTCATCGGTGAGGCCCCCGCGGTCTACGAACGGCACACCGGGTTCGCCGAGCGCACCCTCGACGGGCTGCGCGCCCGCGCCCGCGAGCTGGGGCTGCGGGTGCTGCACCGCCCCTGCGAGGGCGGGTACGACGCGATGGCGGCGACCCTCGCCCGGATCTTCGACGAGCGCCCGGCGACCACCGGGTTCGTGGTGCAGAACGAGTCCGCGGTGGAGCCGCTGCTCGCGCTGCTGCGCCAGCAGGGCCGGGCGGTGCCGGAGGACGTGTCGGTGGTCGCCGTCTGCCCGGACCAGGTCGCCGTGCAGGCGTCGGTGCGGCTGACGTCGGTCGCCATCCCGGCCCAGGAGATGGGCCGGCACGCCGTGGAGCGTCTGGTCGCCAAGCTGGACGGGCGGGGCGGCGACGAGGTCGTCCTGCTGGCGCCGGAGCTGACGGTCCGCGCGAGCACCGGCCCGGCACCCGCCGCCTCCTGA
- a CDS encoding glycosyl hydrolase family 95 catalytic domain-containing protein, with protein MSGTPVHGTWEPRPAGRWEDAFLSGNGSHGALVFGDPDDDRVIVTHHTLVRPSGDDRHRRPPRLAAALPALQDRLLAGDLTAAETFTDGRPLQWVRPFHPAFQTRLRRPAGPGGPYRRTVDFATGEVTAVHGDWTSRVFVSRADDVIVQYVTAPGLTLDLCLDPRLPGAPHGLGIGEGAVLTADGALLSLRVRYPGSDLAYTGVTLAVADGGTTRLAPPGARITGAASLLLLTRVRRHTGELDVVAEGRALRDLLTGSPYDTLLARHTALHRTAWTRVTLDLAADPAERALPGSKLLARPQSPALLERLFAAGRYHLLSASGTLPPRLTGLWTGDWNTAWSGAFTHDANLNLQTASAASAALPEVTEALAALVHRQLPDWQDNARAVFGTRGAVAPAHSDGESGHSYHFSREYPLHLWTAGADWLLKPLVDHDETHGTRDPRTAAALAEVALFYEDFLTRTDTDGTLVVVPSYSPENRPANASWGALNAAMDLSAARHALRTAAAYHPEHADRWRALADRLPPHRINRDGALAEWAWPGLEDSYDHRHLSHLHGVWPLDEITPYDTPGLAKAAHRALELRGAENDSAHGHLHRALLAARLGDAGRVAQALGRVLAGDFFHASLMSAHYPRRDVYNADAAHALPAVLIEMLVHSTPGRLVLFPALPGHLPAGELRGVRTRFGAEVDLAWSPTGATAVIRPSRTARVELRTPSGAEPLDLAAGEDRVLDLGTR; from the coding sequence ATGAGCGGTACGCCCGTGCACGGCACCTGGGAGCCCCGGCCCGCCGGCCGCTGGGAGGACGCCTTCCTCAGCGGCAACGGCAGCCACGGCGCCCTCGTGTTCGGCGACCCGGACGACGACCGGGTCATCGTCACCCACCACACGCTCGTCCGTCCGTCCGGCGACGACCGTCACCGCCGCCCGCCCCGGCTCGCCGCCGCCCTCCCGGCCCTCCAGGACCGCCTGCTCGCGGGCGACCTCACCGCCGCCGAGACCTTCACCGACGGCCGCCCGCTGCAGTGGGTGCGTCCCTTCCACCCCGCCTTCCAGACCCGGCTGCGCCGCCCGGCCGGCCCCGGCGGCCCCTACCGGCGCACCGTCGACTTCGCCACCGGCGAGGTCACCGCCGTCCACGGCGACTGGACCAGCCGCGTCTTCGTCTCCCGCGCCGACGACGTGATCGTCCAGTACGTCACCGCCCCCGGCCTCACCCTCGACCTCTGCCTCGACCCCCGGCTCCCGGGCGCCCCGCACGGCCTCGGCATCGGCGAAGGCGCCGTCCTCACCGCCGACGGCGCCCTGCTCAGCCTGCGCGTGCGCTACCCGGGTTCGGACCTCGCCTACACCGGCGTCACCCTCGCCGTCGCCGACGGCGGCACGACGAGACTGGCCCCGCCGGGCGCCCGGATCACCGGCGCGGCCTCGCTGCTGCTCCTCACCCGGGTGCGCCGCCACACCGGCGAGCTCGACGTGGTCGCCGAGGGCCGCGCCCTGCGCGACCTGCTCACCGGGAGCCCGTACGACACGCTCCTCGCCCGGCACACCGCCCTGCACCGCACCGCCTGGACCCGGGTCACCCTCGACCTGGCCGCCGATCCGGCCGAGCGCGCCCTGCCCGGCTCGAAGCTGCTGGCCCGCCCGCAGAGCCCGGCGCTGCTGGAGAGGCTGTTCGCCGCGGGCCGCTACCACCTGCTGTCCGCGAGCGGCACCCTCCCGCCCCGGCTGACCGGCCTGTGGACGGGAGACTGGAACACCGCCTGGTCCGGCGCGTTCACCCACGACGCCAACCTCAACCTCCAGACCGCCTCCGCCGCGTCCGCCGCCCTCCCCGAGGTCACGGAGGCCCTCGCCGCGCTGGTCCACCGGCAGCTCCCGGACTGGCAGGACAACGCCCGCGCCGTCTTCGGCACCCGGGGCGCGGTCGCGCCCGCGCACTCGGACGGCGAGTCCGGGCACAGCTACCACTTCAGCCGCGAGTACCCCCTGCACCTGTGGACCGCGGGCGCCGACTGGCTGCTCAAGCCGCTCGTCGACCACGACGAGACCCACGGCACCCGCGACCCGCGCACCGCCGCCGCGCTCGCCGAAGTCGCCCTGTTCTACGAGGACTTCCTCACCCGCACCGACACCGACGGCACCCTCGTCGTCGTCCCCTCCTACTCACCGGAGAACCGCCCGGCGAACGCGAGCTGGGGCGCGCTCAACGCGGCCATGGACCTCTCCGCCGCCCGGCACGCCCTGCGCACCGCCGCCGCCTACCACCCCGAGCACGCCGACCGCTGGCGCGCCCTCGCCGACCGGCTCCCCCCGCACCGGATCAACCGGGACGGCGCGCTGGCCGAGTGGGCCTGGCCCGGCCTGGAGGACTCCTACGACCACCGCCACCTCAGCCACCTGCACGGCGTGTGGCCGCTGGACGAGATCACCCCCTACGACACCCCCGGCCTGGCGAAGGCCGCCCACCGGGCGCTCGAACTGCGCGGCGCCGAGAACGACTCCGCGCACGGCCACCTGCACCGCGCCCTGCTCGCCGCCCGCCTCGGCGACGCCGGCCGGGTCGCGCAGGCGCTCGGCCGGGTGCTGGCGGGCGACTTCTTCCACGCCTCCCTGATGAGCGCCCACTACCCGCGGCGCGACGTCTACAACGCGGACGCCGCGCACGCCCTGCCCGCCGTGCTGATCGAGATGCTGGTGCACTCGACCCCCGGCCGGCTCGTCCTGTTCCCCGCCCTCCCCGGACACCTGCCCGCGGGCGAACTGCGCGGCGTGCGCACACGGTTCGGAGCCGAGGTCGACCTCGCCTGGAGCCCCACGGGGGCGACCGCGGTGATCCGGCCCTCCCGCACCGCCCGTGTGGAACTCAGAACCCCCTCCGGCGCCGAGCCGCTCGACCTGGCCGCCGGAGAGGACCGCGTCCTCGACCTGGGGACGCGGTGA